From the genome of Halorussus caseinilyticus, one region includes:
- the glmM gene encoding phosphoglucosamine mutase has protein sequence MKVFGSSGTRGVANEELTPEFALKVAEAAGTVWRADRVAVARDTRATGKMLADAAASGLASVGADVDRLGIVPTPGAQAYAEREGTPVVMITASHNPPEYNGVKLIGDDGVELAVEQLERIEQKFLAEKFESVRWSETGETRRVEGARRAYVEGLLDAVDRETISDADLTVALDPGHGAGSLTSPEFFRKLGCRVVTANSQPDGHFPGRNPEPVPQNLGDLGRLVEASDADVGIAHDGDADRAIFYDENGEYVEGDATLAALAAAQLEPGDSVVSAVNVSQRLVDVADDRDAYLELTPIGSTNIITRIRELQAQDKSVPVAGEGNGGIFFPDYRLSRDGAYTAAKFLELLADRPASEVVAPYDGYHNVRINIEYDDDAEREALLAAAEREADESSADTTTLDGYRIDYGDAWVLARPSGTEPMVRIYAEAREEARAEELAEEMEGQLRAAKAEV, from the coding sequence ATGAAAGTGTTCGGGTCGAGTGGCACTCGCGGGGTCGCCAACGAGGAGTTGACCCCCGAGTTCGCACTCAAAGTCGCCGAGGCCGCGGGGACGGTGTGGCGGGCCGACCGAGTAGCGGTCGCCCGGGACACCCGCGCGACCGGAAAGATGCTCGCCGACGCCGCCGCCAGCGGACTCGCCAGCGTCGGCGCGGACGTGGACCGACTCGGAATCGTCCCCACGCCGGGCGCGCAGGCGTACGCCGAGCGAGAGGGCACCCCGGTCGTGATGATTACCGCCTCGCACAACCCGCCGGAGTACAACGGCGTCAAGCTAATCGGCGACGACGGGGTGGAACTCGCCGTCGAGCAACTGGAGCGCATCGAACAGAAGTTCCTCGCCGAGAAGTTCGAGTCGGTACGCTGGAGCGAGACCGGAGAGACCCGCCGCGTCGAGGGCGCGCGCCGGGCGTACGTCGAGGGACTGCTCGACGCCGTGGACCGCGAGACTATCTCGGACGCCGACCTCACCGTCGCGCTGGACCCCGGCCACGGCGCGGGGTCGCTCACCAGCCCCGAGTTCTTCCGAAAACTCGGCTGTCGCGTCGTCACCGCCAACAGCCAACCCGACGGCCACTTCCCCGGACGGAACCCCGAACCCGTCCCGCAGAACCTCGGCGACTTGGGCCGACTCGTAGAGGCCAGCGACGCCGACGTTGGCATCGCCCACGACGGCGACGCCGACCGAGCCATCTTCTACGACGAGAACGGCGAGTACGTCGAGGGAGACGCCACGCTCGCGGCGCTGGCGGCCGCCCAACTCGAACCCGGCGACTCGGTGGTCTCGGCGGTCAACGTCTCCCAGCGACTCGTGGACGTGGCCGACGACCGGGACGCCTACCTCGAACTCACGCCCATCGGTTCGACCAACATCATCACCCGCATCCGGGAGCTACAGGCCCAAGACAAGTCCGTGCCGGTCGCGGGCGAGGGCAACGGCGGCATCTTCTTCCCCGACTACCGCCTCTCGCGCGACGGCGCGTACACCGCCGCGAAGTTCCTCGAACTGCTCGCGGACCGCCCGGCCAGCGAAGTCGTCGCGCCCTACGACGGCTACCACAACGTCCGCATCAACATCGAGTACGACGACGACGCCGAGCGCGAGGCCCTGTTAGCCGCCGCAGAGCGCGAGGCCGACGAGTCGTCTGCCGACACCACGACCCTCGACGGCTATCGCATCGACTACGGCGATGCGTGGGTGCTGGCCCGACCGAGCGGCACCGAACCGATGGTCCGAATCTACGCCGAGGCCCGCGAGGAGGCCCGCGCCGAGGAGTTGGCCGAGGAGATGGAAGGCCAACTGCGGGCGGCGAAGGCGGAAGTGTAG
- a CDS encoding Hsp20/alpha crystallin family protein — protein sequence MARYDPFEEMDRMFEQLRTRVWAPERSLGTDRSLGTDRSLNAGRSLGGELGTPARERGGVSMDLKKHGEKFVFVADLPGFEREDIDLTFEEGVLTLDAASEMREETSDEEGDIALRGEIARSRRVAERVTIPEAIVEDEITASYRNGVLEVHLPRVEPEADADGGKKIDIGK from the coding sequence ATGGCTCGATACGACCCCTTCGAAGAGATGGACCGAATGTTCGAACAACTCCGCACCCGCGTATGGGCCCCCGAACGGTCGCTCGGCACTGACCGGTCGCTCGGCACTGACCGGTCGCTCAACGCTGGTCGGTCGCTCGGCGGCGAACTCGGGACGCCCGCCCGCGAGCGCGGGGGCGTCAGCATGGACCTCAAGAAGCACGGCGAGAAGTTCGTCTTCGTCGCCGACCTGCCGGGATTCGAACGCGAAGACATCGACCTCACGTTCGAGGAAGGCGTGTTGACCCTCGACGCCGCCAGCGAGATGCGCGAGGAGACCAGCGACGAGGAAGGCGACATCGCCCTCCGCGGCGAAATCGCCCGCTCGCGCCGGGTCGCAGAGCGCGTGACGATTCCCGAGGCAATCGTCGAGGACGAGATTACGGCCTCGTACCGCAACGGCGTGCTGGAGGTCCACCTGCCGCGTGTCGAACCCGAGGCGGACGCCGACGGCGGGAAGAAAATCGACATCGGCAAGTAA